The proteins below are encoded in one region of Ricinus communis isolate WT05 ecotype wild-type chromosome 6, ASM1957865v1, whole genome shotgun sequence:
- the LOC8260127 gene encoding serine carboxypeptidase-like has product MEQKLTNFLFILFLSLLALSHGSDHLRLGKSSFPSLQAEKLIRELNLLPEKDVNVIDRRDDGVYDGVDGGGRIVEKRIKFPNVEGDYGAVSVEDLGHHAGYYKIANSHSARMFYLFFESRNKKKEDPVVIWLTGGPGCSSELAMFYENGPFAIADNMSLVWNPYGWDKASNLLYVDQPIGTGFSYSSDRRDIRHNEEGVSNDLYDFLQAFFVEHPELVKNDFYITGESYAGHYIPAFAARVHSGNKAKEGIHINLKGFAIGNGLTDPAIQYKAYTDYALDMGLITKTDYARIGKVIPVCEMAIKLCGTDGTLSCMASYFVCNTIFSSIMARAGDINHYDIRKKCVGSLCYDFSNMEKFLNQKSVRDALGVGDIDFVSCSPTVYQAMLMDWMRNLEAGIPALLEDGIQLLVYAGEYDLICNWLGNSRWVHAMEWSGQKAFGASPEVPFTVDNSEAGVLRSYGPLAFLKVHDAGHMVPMDQPKAALEMLKRWTQGKLSEALTQPGKLVAEM; this is encoded by the exons atggaACAAAAGCTtaccaattttctttttatcctcTTTCTCTCACTTCTAGCATTATCTCACGGTAGCGATCACCTCCGTCTGGGGAAATCAAGTTTCCCCTCGTTACAGGCAGAGAAGCTAATTAGAGAACTGAATTTGCTACCGGAGAAAGACGTTAACGTTATCGACCGCAGAGATGACGGCGTTTATGATGGTGTTGACGGAGGGGGAAGAATTGTAGAGAAGCGAATTAAGTTTCCGAATGTTGAAGGTGATTATGGAGCAGTTTCTGTTGAGGATTTAGGGCATCATGCTGGTTATTATAAAATCGCTAACTCTCACTCCGCCag aatgttttatttatttttcgaatcaagaaacaagaagaaggAAGATCCAGTGGTGATATGGTTGACAGGTGGCCCAGGTTGTAGTAGTGAATTGGCAATGTTTTATGAGAATGGCCCTTTTGCTATTGCTGACAATATGTCTCTTGTTTGGAATCCCTATGGTTGGGACAAG GCATCAAATCTTCTGTATGTTGATCAACCTATTGGGACTGGGTTCAGTTATAGTTCTGATAGACGCGACATTCGTCACAATGAGGAGGGAGTTAGTAATGACCTTTATGATTTCTTACAG GCCTTCTTTGTGGAGCATCCTGAACTTGTAAAGAATGACTTCTACATAACTGGAGAATCATATGCTGGCCACTATATTCCTGCTTTTGCTGCTCGAGTTCACAGTGGAAACAAAGCTAAAGAAGGCATTCATATAAACCTCAAG GGGTTTGCCATTGGAAATGGGCTTACTGATCCTGCAATCCAGTACAAAGCTTACACAGATTACGCATTGGATATGggtttaattacaaaaactgATTATGCTCGTATTGGCAAGGTGATTCCAGTGTGTGAAATGGCAATAAAACTATGTG gTACTGATGGTACGCTCTCCTGCATGGCATCATATTTTGTTTGCAACACTATATTCTCTAGCATCATGGCACGTGCTGGTGATATTAAT CACTATGATATCAGAAAGAAATGCGTGGGGAGCCTCTGCTATGACTTCTCAAACATGGAGAAATTTCTGAATCAGAAATCAGTTAGGGATGCGCTTGGTGTTGGAGATATAGACTTCGTGTCCTGTAGCCCGACAGTGTATCAGGCTATGCTGATGGACTGGATGAGGAATCTTGAAGCAGGCATTCCTGCTCTCCTTGAGGATGGAATCCAGTTGCTTGTCTATGCAGGAGAATATGATCTTATCTGCAACTGGCTTG GAAATTCAAGATGGGTTCATGCTATGGAATGGTCAGGTCAGAAAGCCTTCGGGGCATCTCCTGAAGTTCCTTTCACTGTTGACAACTCAGAAGCTGGAGTATTAAGAAGTTATGGGCCTCTTGCTTTCCTCAAG GTCCACGATGCAGGGCACATGGTTCCCATGGACCAGCCTAAGGCTGCATTAGAGATGCTGAAGAGGTGGACTCAAGGCAAACTGTCCGAGGCCCTGACGCAACCTGGAAAATTGGTTGCTGAGATGTAG
- the LOC8260140 gene encoding LOW QUALITY PROTEIN: uncharacterized protein LOC8260140 (The sequence of the model RefSeq protein was modified relative to this genomic sequence to represent the inferred CDS: deleted 2 bases in 1 codon), producing the protein MPSCSSGNFVTIQAAISFVKLRELVKRTTCQQLHCNCAREWSFSLEMEVNSRGSLSNEKQYLECPTSTNAGNKPPEKEGSVSTSVFVNHAANAWHESRRKWIGEQSQQSKTMTKDPIISWSTTYEDLLSTNEPFSEPIPLPEMVDFLIDIWQDEGLFD; encoded by the exons atgccGAGCTGTTCTTCTGGAAACTTTGTTACAATCCAAGCTGCCATTTCTTTTGTAAAG TTGAGGGAACTTGTGAAAAGGACTACTTGCCAACAGCTTCATTGTAACTGTGCAAGGGAATGGTCATTCAGTTTGGAGATGGAGGTCAATAGTAGGGGTTCACTTTCCAATGAGAAGCAATATCTAGAGTGCCCAACATCTACCAATGCAGGAAATAAGCCTCCAGAAAAAGAAGGGAGTGTGAGCACTTCTGTGTTTGTCAATCATG CTGCAAATGCTTGGCATGAGAGTAGACGAAAGTGGATAGGAGAGCAATCCCAACAATCAAAAACAATGACTAAAGATCCAATCATAAG CTGGTCAACGACGTATGAAGATCTGCTTTCAACTAATGAACCCTTCTCTGAGCCTATACCTTTACCT GAGAtggtagattttttaattgatatctGGCAAGATGAAGGCCTCtttgattaa